The proteins below are encoded in one region of Pseudomonas sp. SCB32:
- the eat gene encoding ethanolamine permease: MMSASQLKPTLGTLHLWGLAVGLVISGEYFGWSYGWAAAGTLGFLVTTLLVAVMYTCFIFSYTELTTAIPHAGGPFAYSLRAFGKTGGMIAGIATLIEFVFAPPAIAMAIGAYLNVQFPGLDPKWAATGAYVIFMTLNILGVSIAATFELVVTVLAVAELLVFMGVVAPGFSFSNFVLNGWAGSDVFGAPAMAGIFAAIPFAIWFFLAIEGAAMAAEEAKDPKRTIPRAYIAGILTLVILAIAVMIFAGGVGDWRALSNINDPLPQAMKAVVGNNSTWMHMLVWIGLFGLVASFHGIILGYSRQFFALARAGFLPRGLAKLSRFQTPHRAILAGGAVGIAAIFSDGLVSLQGMTLTAAMITMSVFGAIVMYIMSMFSLFKLRRSEPHLERSFLAPGYPVVPAIALALALVCLAAMLWFNGVIASVFLVLMIGGMSCCSIVISANRGANASFASQG; the protein is encoded by the coding sequence ATGATGAGCGCATCACAACTAAAACCGACGCTTGGAACCTTGCATCTCTGGGGGCTCGCCGTAGGCCTGGTGATCTCCGGTGAGTACTTCGGCTGGAGCTACGGCTGGGCCGCCGCCGGCACCCTGGGCTTCCTGGTGACCACCCTGCTGGTGGCGGTCATGTACACCTGTTTCATCTTCAGTTACACCGAACTCACCACCGCCATTCCCCACGCTGGCGGCCCATTCGCCTACAGCCTGCGGGCCTTCGGCAAGACCGGCGGGATGATCGCCGGCATCGCCACCCTGATCGAATTCGTCTTCGCCCCGCCGGCCATCGCCATGGCCATCGGCGCCTACCTCAACGTGCAGTTCCCCGGGCTCGATCCCAAGTGGGCGGCCACTGGCGCCTACGTGATCTTCATGACCCTGAACATCCTCGGCGTGAGCATCGCCGCCACCTTCGAACTGGTGGTGACCGTGCTGGCCGTGGCCGAACTGCTGGTGTTCATGGGCGTGGTGGCTCCGGGCTTCAGCTTCAGCAACTTCGTACTCAATGGCTGGGCCGGCTCGGATGTATTCGGCGCCCCGGCGATGGCCGGCATCTTCGCCGCGATCCCCTTCGCCATCTGGTTCTTCCTCGCCATCGAGGGTGCGGCCATGGCCGCCGAGGAAGCCAAGGACCCGAAACGCACCATCCCGCGCGCCTACATCGCCGGCATCCTTACCCTGGTGATACTGGCCATCGCCGTGATGATCTTCGCCGGCGGCGTGGGCGACTGGCGCGCACTGTCGAACATCAACGACCCGCTGCCGCAGGCAATGAAGGCCGTGGTCGGCAACAACTCCACCTGGATGCACATGCTGGTATGGATCGGCCTGTTCGGCCTGGTAGCCAGCTTCCACGGCATCATCCTGGGCTACTCGCGGCAGTTCTTCGCGCTTGCTCGCGCAGGCTTCCTGCCGCGCGGCCTGGCCAAGCTGTCGCGCTTCCAGACCCCACACCGCGCCATCCTCGCCGGCGGCGCCGTGGGCATCGCGGCGATCTTCAGCGACGGACTGGTCAGCCTGCAGGGCATGACGCTGACCGCCGCGATGATCACCATGAGCGTGTTTGGCGCTATCGTGATGTACATCATGAGCATGTTCAGCCTGTTCAAGCTGCGTCGCAGTGAGCCGCATCTGGAACGCAGCTTCCTTGCCCCGGGCTACCCGGTGGTACCCGCCATCGCCTTGGCGCTGGCCCTGGTCTGCCTGGCCGCTATGCTCTGGTTCAACGGCGTCATCGCTTCGGTGTTCCTGGTGCTGATGATCGGCGGCATGTCCTGCTGCAGCATCGTGATCAGCGCCAACCGTGGCGCCAACGCTTCGTTCGCAAGCCAAGGCTGA
- a CDS encoding AraC family transcriptional regulator produces MSQPLFSHPGLSVPLANNIGVLSAAASGLGRFIGDQGGDIDRVFGRAGIDPERLLHPTLSLALTNYCQVLEEAARQSGCDNFGLRYGAQFRPRELGLLGYVGLCSETLEDALKNFAAAFPYHQHDTLIRLVDCGECYRFDYQVRHGAILERRQDAELTLGMALNLMRHALGPEWAPRAVSFEHARPEGWQEHGRVFDAPVLFQRGCNAMLIPKRDLYGRQMPERDANLLFLVQDVIRRLGEQGGAPNLVEDAGTQIRLALGEGEPSLEIIAEQLELTTAGLQRRLREAGLSFSQLVENTRRELALHYLRQRQRPISELAPLLGYSETSAFSRAFRRWFGVSPRQWRSDAS; encoded by the coding sequence ATGAGCCAGCCCCTGTTCTCCCATCCCGGCCTGAGCGTGCCACTGGCCAACAACATCGGTGTGCTGTCCGCTGCCGCCAGCGGCCTGGGCCGCTTCATCGGCGACCAGGGCGGCGACATCGATCGGGTCTTCGGTCGTGCCGGCATCGATCCTGAGCGCCTGCTGCATCCCACCCTGAGCCTGGCACTCACCAACTATTGCCAGGTCCTCGAAGAGGCGGCGCGACAGTCCGGCTGCGACAACTTCGGGCTGCGCTATGGCGCGCAGTTCCGGCCCCGCGAGCTGGGCCTCCTGGGCTACGTCGGGCTCTGCTCGGAGACGCTGGAAGACGCGCTGAAGAACTTCGCCGCGGCCTTTCCCTATCACCAGCACGACACCCTGATCCGCCTGGTGGATTGCGGCGAGTGCTACCGCTTCGATTACCAGGTGCGCCATGGCGCCATCCTCGAGCGCCGCCAGGACGCCGAGCTGACCCTGGGCATGGCATTGAACCTGATGCGCCATGCCCTCGGTCCAGAGTGGGCGCCGCGTGCGGTGAGCTTCGAGCATGCCCGCCCGGAAGGCTGGCAGGAGCATGGCCGGGTGTTCGATGCGCCGGTGCTGTTCCAGCGTGGTTGCAACGCGATGCTGATCCCCAAACGCGACCTCTATGGCCGGCAGATGCCCGAGCGCGATGCCAACCTGTTGTTCCTGGTGCAGGACGTGATCCGCCGCCTGGGGGAGCAGGGCGGGGCGCCGAATCTGGTCGAGGACGCCGGCACGCAGATTCGGCTGGCCCTGGGCGAAGGTGAGCCGTCACTGGAGATCATCGCCGAGCAGCTCGAACTCACCACGGCTGGTCTGCAGCGTCGCCTGCGCGAGGCGGGGCTGAGCTTCAGCCAACTGGTGGAAAACACCCGCCGCGAACTGGCGCTGCACTACCTGCGCCAGCGCCAACGGCCGATCTCCGAGCTGGCGCCATTGCTCGGCTATTCCGAGACCAGCGCCTTCTCCCGCGCTTTCCGTCGCTGGTTCGGGGTCAGCCCCCGGCAGTGGCGCAGCGACGCGAGTTGA
- a CDS encoding aldehyde dehydrogenase family protein encodes MRYAHPGTEGAKVSFKARYGNYIGGEFVPPVKGQYFTNTSPVNGQAIAEFPRSTAEDIDKALDAAHAAADAWGRTSVQDRSNILLKIADRIEQNLELLAITETWDNGKPIRETLNADIPLAADHFRYFAGCIRAQEGSAAEINDSTVAYHIHEPLGVVGQIIPWNFPLLMAAWKLAPALAAGNCVVLKPAEQTPLGICVLMELIGDLLPKGVLNVVQGFGREAGEALATSKRIAKIAFTGSTPVGSHILKCAAENIIPSTVELGGKSPNIYFEDIMQAEPTFIEKAAEGLVLAFFNQGEVCTCPSRALVQESIYPQFMEVVMKKVKAIKRGDPLDTDTMVGAQASQQQYEKILSYLDIAQQEGAQVLVGGSVEKLDGNLSTGYYIQPTLLKGNNKMRVFQEEIFGPVVGVTTFKDEAEALAIANDTEYGLGAGLWTRDINRAYRMGRGIKAGRVWTNCYHLYPAHAAFGGYKKSGVGRETHKMMLDHYQQTKNLLVSYDINPLGFF; translated from the coding sequence ATGCGTTATGCCCACCCCGGTACCGAAGGCGCCAAGGTTTCCTTCAAGGCGCGCTACGGCAACTACATCGGCGGCGAGTTCGTCCCGCCGGTGAAGGGTCAGTACTTCACCAACACCTCGCCGGTGAACGGCCAGGCCATCGCCGAATTCCCCCGCTCCACCGCCGAAGACATCGACAAGGCGCTGGATGCCGCCCACGCCGCCGCCGACGCCTGGGGCCGCACCTCGGTGCAGGACCGCTCGAACATCCTGCTGAAGATCGCCGACCGCATCGAACAGAACCTGGAACTGCTGGCCATCACCGAGACCTGGGACAACGGCAAGCCGATCCGCGAAACCCTCAACGCCGATATCCCGCTGGCCGCCGACCACTTCCGCTACTTCGCCGGTTGCATCCGCGCCCAGGAAGGCTCCGCCGCCGAAATCAACGACAGCACCGTGGCCTATCACATCCACGAGCCGCTGGGCGTGGTCGGGCAGATCATCCCGTGGAACTTCCCGCTGCTGATGGCCGCGTGGAAACTCGCCCCGGCCCTGGCCGCCGGCAACTGCGTGGTGCTCAAGCCGGCCGAGCAGACCCCGCTGGGTATCTGCGTGCTGATGGAGCTGATCGGAGACCTGCTGCCCAAGGGCGTGCTCAACGTCGTACAGGGCTTCGGTCGCGAAGCCGGCGAGGCGCTGGCTACCAGCAAGCGCATCGCCAAGATCGCCTTCACCGGCTCGACTCCGGTGGGTTCGCACATCCTGAAATGCGCCGCCGAGAACATCATTCCGTCGACCGTGGAGCTGGGCGGCAAGAGCCCGAACATCTACTTCGAAGACATCATGCAGGCCGAGCCGACCTTCATCGAGAAGGCCGCCGAGGGCCTGGTGCTGGCCTTCTTCAACCAGGGCGAGGTATGCACCTGCCCGTCCCGCGCACTGGTGCAGGAGTCGATCTACCCGCAGTTCATGGAAGTGGTGATGAAGAAGGTCAAGGCGATCAAGCGCGGCGACCCGCTGGACACCGACACCATGGTCGGCGCCCAGGCTTCCCAGCAGCAGTACGAGAAGATCCTCTCCTACCTCGACATCGCCCAGCAGGAAGGTGCCCAGGTGCTGGTCGGCGGCTCGGTGGAGAAGCTCGATGGCAACCTGTCCACCGGCTATTACATCCAGCCGACCCTGCTCAAGGGCAACAACAAGATGCGCGTGTTCCAGGAGGAAATCTTCGGGCCGGTGGTGGGCGTGACCACCTTCAAGGATGAAGCCGAAGCGCTGGCGATCGCCAACGACACCGAGTACGGCCTGGGCGCCGGCCTGTGGACCCGCGACATCAACCGTGCCTACCGCATGGGCCGTGGCATCAAGGCTGGCCGCGTGTGGACCAACTGCTACCACCTGTACCCGGCGCACGCCGCCTTCGGTGGCTACAAGAAATCCGGCGTGGGCCGCGAGACCCACAAGATGATGCTCGACCACTACCAGCAGACCAAGAACCTGCTGGTGAGCTACGACATCAACCCGCTGGGCTTCTTCTGA
- a CDS encoding sigma-54-dependent Fis family transcriptional regulator, which yields MRANDMSRHARQVMTVAEGRVRAGDPGADPSIARSWLRCLEQYHLDPSQTMAPTVLEHARMLERRERLQQVLEIASGEMSSLHQQLSGAGHAVLLTDSRGVILNCVSEAAERRTFEQAGLWLGADWSEASEGTNGIGTCLVERQALTIHQDEHFRSRHTGLTCSASPVFDPQGELLAVLDVSSARHEVSRQSQFHTMALVNLSAKAIESCYFLRHFEDQWLLRFHLQPDGLGLFSEGMLAFDGNGRIQAANQSAINLLGSHRESLLGRSLEQFFDCRLDDLFSRADPQPNASWPLRTHSGRALFALLRGLRPVPAAPVLPRGPLAKGLCIDDPQLAHDFRRALKVYAHDVPLLLQGETGTGKEAFARAVHQGGERASKTFVALNCAAIPESLIESELFGYRGGSFTGARKEGMRGKLQQADGGTLFLDEIGDMPLALQTRLLRVLEERQVVPIGGEPQDVDIRLISASHRDLEALVAAGQFREDLYYRLNGLVVALPPLREREDRGALLDHLLVEESKGRSVRLDEDVRRHLLDFPWPGNVRQLRNVLRTLCALCEGGRIQMADLPPDLRRVAAPAAVAPVVASEEGSDALGNAERLALLEVLEAHHWHVSRVAQELGISRNTLYRKLNRHGLSRRIFS from the coding sequence ATGCGCGCCAACGATATGAGCCGCCACGCCCGCCAGGTCATGACCGTCGCCGAGGGCAGGGTTCGTGCCGGCGATCCCGGCGCCGATCCGTCGATCGCCCGCTCCTGGCTGCGCTGCCTGGAGCAGTACCACCTGGACCCTTCGCAGACCATGGCGCCCACGGTGCTGGAACATGCCCGCATGCTGGAGCGCCGCGAGCGCCTGCAGCAGGTGCTGGAAATCGCCAGCGGTGAGATGAGCAGCCTGCACCAGCAACTCTCGGGCGCCGGCCATGCGGTTCTCCTCACCGATTCGCGCGGCGTCATTCTCAACTGCGTCAGCGAGGCCGCCGAGCGGCGCACCTTCGAGCAGGCCGGGCTGTGGCTCGGCGCCGACTGGAGCGAGGCGAGCGAAGGCACCAACGGCATCGGCACCTGCCTGGTCGAACGCCAGGCATTGACCATCCACCAGGACGAACACTTCCGCAGCCGTCACACCGGTCTGACCTGTTCGGCCAGCCCGGTGTTCGATCCGCAGGGCGAACTGCTGGCGGTGCTCGATGTGTCCTCCGCGCGCCATGAGGTATCGCGGCAAAGCCAGTTCCACACCATGGCGCTGGTCAACCTGTCGGCCAAGGCCATCGAGAGTTGCTACTTCCTGCGGCATTTCGAGGACCAGTGGCTGCTGCGTTTCCACCTGCAGCCGGACGGCCTCGGCCTGTTCAGCGAAGGCATGCTCGCCTTCGACGGCAACGGCCGCATTCAGGCGGCCAACCAGAGCGCCATCAACCTGCTCGGCAGCCATCGCGAGAGCCTGCTCGGGCGCTCGCTGGAACAGTTCTTCGACTGCCGGCTGGACGATCTCTTCAGCCGCGCCGATCCGCAGCCCAATGCCAGCTGGCCGTTGCGCACCCATTCCGGCCGCGCGCTGTTCGCCCTGCTGCGCGGGCTGCGCCCCGTGCCGGCCGCGCCCGTGTTGCCGCGTGGGCCCTTGGCGAAAGGGCTGTGCATCGACGACCCGCAATTGGCCCATGATTTCCGCCGGGCGCTGAAGGTCTACGCCCACGACGTGCCGCTGCTGCTGCAGGGCGAGACCGGCACCGGCAAGGAGGCCTTCGCCCGCGCCGTGCACCAGGGGGGCGAACGCGCCAGCAAGACCTTCGTTGCGCTGAACTGCGCGGCGATCCCCGAATCCCTGATCGAAAGCGAGCTGTTCGGCTACCGTGGCGGCAGCTTCACCGGTGCGCGCAAGGAAGGCATGCGCGGCAAGCTGCAACAGGCCGACGGCGGCACCCTGTTCCTCGATGAGATCGGCGACATGCCGCTGGCCTTGCAGACGCGCCTGTTGCGCGTGCTGGAAGAACGCCAGGTGGTGCCCATCGGCGGCGAGCCGCAGGACGTGGACATCCGCCTGATCAGCGCCAGTCACCGTGATCTCGAAGCGCTGGTGGCCGCCGGACAATTCCGCGAAGACCTCTATTACCGCCTCAACGGCCTGGTGGTGGCATTGCCGCCGCTGCGTGAGCGCGAGGACCGTGGCGCACTGCTCGACCATCTATTGGTCGAGGAGAGCAAGGGCCGCAGCGTGCGGCTGGACGAGGACGTCCGTCGCCATCTGCTCGACTTCCCCTGGCCGGGCAACGTGCGGCAGTTGCGCAACGTGCTGCGTACGCTGTGTGCGCTGTGCGAAGGTGGCCGCATCCAGATGGCCGACCTGCCGCCGGACCTGCGCCGTGTGGCGGCTCCCGCTGCCGTCGCGCCGGTTGTGGCGAGCGAGGAGGGTAGCGACGCACTGGGCAATGCCGAGCGCCTTGCCTTGCTGGAGGTACTCGAGGCGCATCACTGGCATGTCAGCCGAGTGGCGCAAGAGCTGGGCATCAGCCGCAACACCTTGTATCGCAAGCTCAACCGCCACGGCTTGAGCCGGAGAATCTTCTCGTAG
- the mpl gene encoding UDP-N-acetylmuramate:L-alanyl-gamma-D-glutamyl-meso-diaminopimelate ligase — translation MHIHILGICGTFMGSLAVLAKELGHRVTGSDANVYPPMSTQLEAQGIELMQGYDPAHLEPAPDLVVVGNALSRGNPAVEYVLNKGLPYVSGPQWLADHVLQGRWVLAAAGTHGKTTTSSMLAWVLEHAGMSPGFLIGGVPQNFGVSARLGGTPFFVVEADEYDSAFFDKRSKFVHYHPRTAILNNLEFDHADIFPDLAAIERQFHHLVRTIPGEGLIIHPTSETALKRVIDMGCWTPVQTTGEGGQWQARLLSEDGSHFEVLFDGQVQGTVDWELTGQHNVANALACLAAARHVGVVPELGCSALSAFKSVKRRMEKVAEVNGVTLYDDFAHHPTAIATTLDGLRKRVGDAKVIAVVEPRSNSMKLGAHRDGLPESVVQADNVFWYAPPNLGWDLAATVASSTVPTQVCDSLEAIITGVKAIATPGTQVVIMSNGGFGGLHGKLAKALEG, via the coding sequence ATGCATATCCACATCCTCGGCATCTGCGGCACCTTCATGGGGTCGCTGGCCGTCCTGGCCAAGGAGCTTGGCCACCGCGTGACCGGTTCCGACGCCAATGTCTACCCGCCCATGAGCACCCAGCTGGAAGCCCAGGGCATCGAACTGATGCAGGGCTACGACCCGGCGCACCTGGAACCGGCACCGGACCTGGTGGTGGTCGGCAACGCCCTGTCGCGTGGCAACCCGGCAGTGGAATACGTGCTGAACAAGGGCCTTCCCTACGTCTCCGGCCCGCAGTGGCTGGCCGACCACGTGCTGCAGGGCCGCTGGGTCCTGGCCGCCGCCGGTACCCACGGCAAGACCACCACCAGCAGCATGTTGGCCTGGGTGCTGGAACATGCCGGCATGAGCCCAGGCTTCCTCATCGGCGGTGTGCCGCAGAACTTCGGCGTGTCCGCGCGCCTGGGCGGCACCCCGTTCTTCGTGGTCGAGGCCGATGAGTACGACAGCGCCTTCTTCGACAAGCGCTCGAAGTTCGTCCACTACCACCCGCGCACGGCGATCCTGAACAACCTGGAATTCGACCACGCGGACATCTTCCCCGACCTCGCCGCCATCGAGCGGCAGTTCCACCATCTGGTGCGGACCATCCCCGGAGAAGGCCTGATCATCCATCCCACGTCCGAAACCGCGCTCAAGCGCGTGATCGACATGGGCTGCTGGACCCCGGTGCAGACCACCGGCGAAGGCGGCCAGTGGCAGGCGCGCCTGCTCAGCGAAGACGGCTCGCATTTCGAGGTGCTGTTCGACGGCCAGGTGCAGGGCACCGTGGACTGGGAACTGACCGGCCAGCACAACGTCGCCAATGCCCTGGCCTGCCTCGCGGCGGCCCGCCATGTGGGCGTGGTGCCGGAGCTGGGTTGCTCCGCGCTGTCAGCCTTCAAGAGCGTCAAGCGGCGCATGGAGAAGGTCGCCGAAGTCAACGGCGTGACCCTCTACGACGACTTCGCCCACCACCCGACCGCCATCGCCACCACCCTCGATGGCCTGCGCAAGCGCGTGGGGGATGCCAAGGTGATCGCCGTGGTCGAGCCGCGCTCCAACTCCATGAAGCTCGGCGCCCACCGCGACGGCCTGCCGGAGTCCGTGGTGCAGGCCGACAACGTGTTCTGGTACGCCCCGCCGAACCTCGGCTGGGATCTGGCCGCCACCGTCGCCAGCTCCACCGTGCCGACCCAGGTGTGCGATTCGCTGGAAGCCATCATCACCGGCGTGAAAGCCATCGCCACGCCGGGCACCCAGGTGGTGATCATGAGCAACGGTGGCTTTGGCGGCCTGCACGGCAAGCTGGCCAAGGCGCTGGAGGGCTGA
- the ubiX gene encoding flavin prenyltransferase UbiX, with protein MAGAERVTLAMTGASGAQYGLRLLDCLVQEDREVHFLISKAAQLVMATETDVTLPSKPQAMQAFLSEYTGAAPGQIRVYGKEDWMAPVASGSGAPSAMVVVPCSTGTLSAIATGACNNLIERAADVALKERRQLILVPREAPFSSIHLENMLKLSNMGAVILPASPGFYHQPQTVDDLIDFVVARILNQLGIPQDMLPRWGEHHLVSDE; from the coding sequence ATGGCCGGAGCCGAACGCGTCACCCTCGCCATGACCGGCGCCTCGGGCGCCCAGTACGGCCTGCGTCTGCTCGACTGCCTGGTGCAGGAAGATCGCGAGGTGCATTTCCTCATCTCCAAGGCTGCGCAACTGGTGATGGCTACCGAGACGGACGTGACCCTGCCGAGCAAGCCGCAGGCGATGCAGGCTTTCTTGAGCGAATACACCGGCGCTGCCCCTGGGCAGATTCGCGTGTACGGCAAGGAAGACTGGATGGCCCCAGTGGCCTCCGGCTCCGGCGCGCCCAGCGCGATGGTGGTGGTGCCCTGTTCGACGGGGACGCTCTCGGCCATCGCCACCGGCGCCTGCAACAACCTGATCGAGCGCGCCGCCGACGTGGCGCTGAAGGAGCGCCGCCAGCTGATCCTGGTCCCGCGCGAGGCGCCGTTCTCCAGCATTCACCTGGAGAACATGCTCAAGCTGTCGAACATGGGCGCGGTGATCCTGCCGGCCTCTCCGGGCTTCTATCACCAGCCGCAGACGGTGGACGACCTGATCGATTTCGTCGTCGCGCGCATCCTCAACCAACTGGGTATCCCCCAGGACATGCTGCCGCGCTGGGGCGAACATCATCTTGTCAGTGACGAATAA
- a CDS encoding YceK/YidQ family lipoprotein, protein MTNKFLAALLLLQLGGCATVKTLNDSRPGDPLIYAGTRLDWYSLNGGCCPKDHFGTEAPAYPGLDLPGSALLDTLLLPLSIAAELGIGLQVWGGN, encoded by the coding sequence GTGACGAATAAATTCCTCGCCGCCTTGTTGCTGCTGCAGCTGGGCGGCTGCGCCACCGTGAAGACCCTCAACGACAGCCGGCCCGGCGACCCGCTGATCTATGCCGGCACCCGGCTGGACTGGTATTCGCTCAATGGCGGCTGCTGCCCGAAGGATCACTTCGGCACCGAGGCACCGGCCTACCCCGGCCTCGACCTGCCCGGCAGCGCGCTGCTGGATACCTTGCTGCTGCCGCTCTCGATTGCCGCTGAGCTGGGAATTGGCCTGCAGGTGTGGGGCGGCAACTAG